In Gammaproteobacteria bacterium, one genomic interval encodes:
- a CDS encoding GNAT family N-acetyltransferase: protein MSEIKFTVDEKTGRLDVTIDTARLHLESINTTYCDDIVKLCNDPVVMMKNADGLPWSIEDTKHMVVYWAAQWNRNNPLSDFAVSKNDGGKEFIGIVGLVHTPYPGEADVGYLFNKSAWGQRYGTEAVSALVKEYVPEIIKHNYQIGGEPLSVLTADAHTDNVASVKILEGVGLKKVAEKNKYGYPHFFFSMKTADLVKPTISAEKDFQPTRLSA from the coding sequence GTGAGTGAAATTAAATTTACCGTTGATGAAAAAACAGGAAGATTAGATGTTACCATCGATACAGCCCGGTTACATTTAGAATCAATTAACACAACTTATTGTGATGATATTGTTAAACTGTGTAATGACCCGGTTGTAATGATGAAAAATGCTGATGGACTTCCCTGGTCTATTGAGGATACAAAACACATGGTTGTATACTGGGCCGCCCAATGGAATAGAAATAATCCTTTAAGTGATTTTGCTGTTTCAAAAAATGATGGTGGGAAAGAATTTATTGGCATAGTCGGTCTAGTTCATACGCCTTATCCAGGTGAAGCAGATGTGGGATATCTTTTTAATAAATCTGCCTGGGGACAACGTTATGGCACTGAAGCAGTATCAGCCCTAGTCAAAGAATACGTCCCTGAAATAATCAAACATAATTATCAAATAGGGGGCGAACCGCTTTCAGTTTTGACGGCAGATGCGCATACAGATAATGTGGCTTCCGTCAAAATATTAGAAGGTGTTGGTTTAAAAAAAGTCGCTGAGAAAAATAAATACGGGTATCCACATTTCTTTTTCTCGATGAAAACAGCAGATCTTGTTAAACCTACTATAAGTGCGGAAAAAGATTTTCAACCTACCAGGCTGAGTGCTTAA
- a CDS encoding EamA family transporter produces the protein MPITHVLLVLLVVIIWGVNFLFVKLSLDEISPLLLCATRFFLASVPAIFFIKLPAGQFRIVALYGLVMFAMQFLFLFIGMRAGMTPGMASLIMQVQVFFSMFFAALLLNEMPRIWQVIGACISFLGIGVVAMHFDSHVSLTGFIFILAAAASWGIGNLITKRADNMNMFVLVIWGSFVACFPTLFLSFIIEGPKNILTTYQHVTWLGLTSLFYIVFASTWIGYGIWNWLLSRHRVGLIVPFTLLVPIVGVLTSVLILDEPLQTWKLTAGFLVIAGLVINLGLFRSRSIISPASLNE, from the coding sequence ATGCCTATTACTCATGTTTTATTAGTTTTACTTGTTGTTATTATTTGGGGTGTTAATTTTCTTTTTGTTAAATTGAGTCTTGACGAGATTTCTCCCTTACTACTTTGCGCTACTCGTTTTTTCTTAGCAAGCGTGCCAGCTATTTTTTTTATTAAACTACCAGCCGGCCAATTTAGAATCGTTGCTTTGTATGGATTAGTCATGTTTGCCATGCAATTTTTATTTTTATTCATCGGTATGCGTGCAGGAATGACCCCAGGCATGGCATCATTAATTATGCAAGTCCAAGTATTTTTTAGTATGTTTTTCGCAGCCCTTTTGCTAAACGAAATGCCGCGAATTTGGCAGGTTATAGGCGCATGTATTTCCTTTCTCGGTATTGGCGTTGTAGCAATGCATTTTGATAGTCATGTTTCATTAACAGGATTTATTTTTATTTTAGCTGCTGCGGCATCGTGGGGGATTGGTAACCTTATAACTAAACGAGCTGATAATATGAATATGTTTGTTTTAGTTATCTGGGGAAGTTTCGTTGCGTGTTTTCCGACTTTATTCTTATCATTTATTATTGAAGGTCCAAAAAATATATTAACGACTTACCAACATGTAACATGGCTTGGGTTAACTTCATTATTTTATATCGTTTTTGCATCAACTTGGATTGGATATGGTATATGGAATTGGCTGTTAAGCCGTCATCGAGTTGGGTTAATCGTACCTTTTACTTTGCTGGTCCCTATTGTAGGTGTTTTAACTTCAGTTTTAATATTAGATGAACCGTTACAAACTTGGAAATTAACGGCAGGATTTTTAGTTATTGCAGGCTTAGTAATCAATCTAGGTTTGTTTCGCTCAAGATCTATAATAAGCCCTGCAAGTCTTAACGAATAG
- a CDS encoding protein kinase family protein, whose translation MLQFNVPLDEWKIAHRYLDHRPDGSKLPYSFYQDKNNSLTARMESIPSTSYQTTHSFIKINGTIYALAQGSDSTIHFGSIGKVKYAKSEDNTSLIIKVGKRESEDRVEAEILNDLYLSAGANKRIYNLSSTGGDNNSLFDSKFYTTIEYLGSNINQFINIHPYNLTAERRLEIAIQICWQLYRLHTGLASVTHTPYAHLDLKLDNVTIDEAGHVHLIDFGFSKKFPKKLGKSATGATAYVANEISGHPLTLEQYDIIALKRILYMPEAFYCKSGFIRLPAILRPASILTEAQLIKTKLDPYINTYAILNSPPDSSTDETNAVMLCALLIAAKLNLSMSYEQIRNDKEITLAITALYFAGRQKEIEKYLRDTNAIKLIAALNTTNKIFLLDAYKDDEALKAVIKVASTHEMVCAMLYLKDLHLEQYYQRVIKDPSLAKAITIFGAQNLNEYILSLLDDKNESLVKMTLLLESNYIENYYLSLIMNPILCSALATIQNQDTLKTLIDLVRSNTYSYHDLLKVCESKKLVEAVTIISTLSILYNNLSYKILIDYPDSADAIINCYHINMDDFKLAEIIASPVLCKAINILLKAGVNHKKELGKIIFNAEMRDIILQLHSLKMEKFYTQILSNNIFFYQLSQIMNYKFKDGLTEEMLADDTLRAVLYALGNNQQRFQGFIILYENGRLDKQAYASFNDSYYFYQTIALLKEKNLTHWFEVLINNPALATPFYDLVSHKDMDTASGCYVSYVLTQLPPKDRFLFITDILNERQLKELRSNYSAYWRTIKSQLNSDERVALEKLIFTPDDLAAKGALRNIKDAIKKTQWSFGLFESRVNMKLGSEVFFVPQGVSKQIHEIFEVSDKTKSHTEALNQIKKIGQQESEKLKGITANLKYFSINKTSTEKYFDKFASDESFKQAFVLNK comes from the coding sequence ATGCTGCAATTTAATGTGCCCCTTGATGAATGGAAGATCGCTCACCGTTATTTAGACCATCGCCCAGATGGAAGTAAATTACCCTATTCATTTTATCAAGATAAAAATAACAGCCTAACCGCTAGAATGGAGTCAATACCTTCTACTTCGTACCAAACAACGCATTCTTTTATTAAAATAAACGGCACTATTTATGCCCTAGCGCAGGGGAGTGATTCAACCATCCATTTTGGTAGCATTGGAAAAGTTAAGTATGCAAAAAGTGAAGATAACACATCTTTAATTATCAAAGTGGGTAAGCGGGAAAGCGAGGATCGGGTCGAAGCAGAAATATTAAATGATTTATATCTTTCTGCAGGCGCGAATAAGCGAATATATAATTTGTCTTCAACCGGTGGGGACAATAACTCACTATTTGATTCGAAATTTTACACAACTATTGAATATTTAGGCTCGAATATTAATCAATTTATTAATATTCATCCATACAATTTAACTGCTGAACGACGATTAGAAATAGCCATTCAAATCTGTTGGCAACTTTATCGATTACATACGGGACTTGCCTCTGTAACGCATACGCCTTATGCGCATTTGGATTTAAAGTTAGATAATGTAACGATTGATGAAGCAGGTCATGTTCATCTCATTGACTTTGGATTCTCTAAGAAATTTCCCAAAAAATTAGGGAAAAGTGCAACGGGTGCGACGGCCTACGTGGCAAATGAAATAAGTGGTCATCCCTTAACTTTAGAGCAGTACGATATCATTGCCCTAAAGCGTATATTATACATGCCAGAAGCATTTTATTGTAAAAGTGGTTTTATACGTTTACCTGCAATTTTAAGGCCAGCAAGTATCTTGACTGAAGCGCAATTAATCAAGACAAAACTCGATCCCTACATTAATACCTATGCCATTCTTAATTCACCACCAGACTCAAGCACGGATGAAACTAATGCGGTCATGCTTTGTGCCTTATTAATTGCAGCGAAACTTAATCTTAGTATGTCATATGAGCAAATACGAAATGACAAAGAAATAACACTTGCAATCACCGCTTTGTATTTTGCCGGACGACAAAAGGAGATAGAAAAATATTTGCGCGACACTAACGCCATTAAATTAATAGCAGCCCTTAATACGACAAACAAAATTTTCTTGTTGGATGCTTATAAAGATGATGAAGCGCTTAAGGCAGTTATTAAAGTAGCTTCTACACATGAGATGGTGTGTGCCATGCTCTATCTGAAAGATTTACATTTAGAACAATATTACCAAAGGGTCATTAAAGATCCTTCTTTAGCGAAAGCAATTACCATATTTGGCGCACAGAATTTAAATGAATACATCCTGTCGTTACTTGATGATAAAAATGAAAGTCTCGTTAAAATGACTTTACTTTTAGAAAGCAATTATATAGAAAACTATTACTTGTCGCTTATCATGAACCCCATCTTATGTTCTGCGCTTGCTACCATCCAGAATCAAGATACACTTAAAACGCTGATTGACTTGGTGCGGTCAAATACATATTCCTACCATGATTTGCTGAAAGTCTGTGAAAGTAAAAAACTGGTTGAAGCAGTTACTATTATTTCAACATTATCAATTTTATATAATAATTTATCTTATAAGATTCTCATCGATTATCCCGATAGTGCAGATGCAATTATTAACTGTTATCACATCAATATGGATGATTTTAAATTAGCCGAGATAATTGCCTCCCCTGTTTTATGTAAGGCGATTAATATTTTGCTTAAAGCAGGCGTCAATCATAAAAAGGAATTAGGTAAAATTATATTTAATGCTGAGATGCGTGATATCATTTTGCAATTACATTCACTGAAAATGGAAAAATTTTATACCCAAATTTTATCAAATAATATTTTCTTTTATCAACTGTCACAAATCATGAATTATAAATTTAAGGATGGACTTACTGAAGAAATGCTGGCTGACGACACGCTTAGAGCTGTGTTATATGCGCTTGGTAATAATCAACAACGCTTTCAAGGCTTTATCATTTTATATGAAAACGGACGGCTCGATAAGCAAGCCTATGCATCATTTAACGATTCATATTATTTTTATCAAACTATTGCTTTGCTTAAAGAGAAAAATCTTACGCATTGGTTTGAAGTTTTAATTAACAATCCTGCTTTGGCGACGCCCTTTTATGATCTGGTTTCACATAAGGATATGGACACTGCTTCAGGATGCTACGTCTCTTACGTTCTTACTCAGTTACCCCCGAAAGACCGGTTTTTATTTATTACCGATATATTGAATGAAAGGCAATTAAAAGAATTGCGAAGTAATTATTCTGCTTATTGGCGAACCATTAAGTCGCAATTAAACAGTGACGAAAGAGTAGCGTTAGAAAAGTTAATATTCACTCCAGATGACCTTGCAGCAAAAGGCGCTTTAAGAAATATTAAAGATGCAATCAAAAAAACACAGTGGTCATTTGGCTTGTTTGAAAGCCGTGTTAACATGAAGTTAGGCTCAGAAGTGTTTTTCGTTCCGCAAGGTGTATCGAAACAAATTCATGAGATTTTTGAGGTTTCTGACAAAACCAAATCACATACTGAAGCACTTAACCAAATTAAAAAAATCGGTCAACAGGAAAGTGAAAAGTTAAAAGGCATCACTGCTAATTTAAAATATTTTTCCATTAATAAAACGTCTACCGAAAAATATTTTGATAAGTTTGCAAGTGATGAATCTTTCAAACAAGCTTTTGTTTTAAATAAATAA
- a CDS encoding TraB/GumN family protein — protein sequence MQTRENIFYRIVKDNKINYLLGTIPCRDADSIALSSVAKHAFEHADRVGFECSSDHDEITSVYDSLIKEWFNDHKKEIIPFEIEDEYRDKMIELFAYKAKCSKEKLSAIFDKMKSTTPPFSLLWQACLILRQKNLGLTDGPHLELLLLNQANKLKKPIIYLNSLESELSNIFGLEFNYQQQLEVFMDQIKAVLVSEAVMKAKANKLSQFYQEGDLQGINELLFHDIEKSHSEITKQILNSISNDRDLIYADKITEYFQSGNSFIAIGACHLTRVIELLKKQGFTVNNIKEGPRVYPIQHSDTAKIAAPLSILANNSLFHRFKKDAINVQSRLNQHLTAFNEQGKNTDVLSCEPQPNRYLTKS from the coding sequence ATGCAAACCCGGGAAAATATTTTTTATAGAATAGTAAAAGACAATAAGATAAATTATCTCTTAGGCACGATACCTTGCCGAGATGCGGATAGCATTGCTTTATCTAGTGTCGCAAAGCATGCATTTGAACATGCTGATCGTGTGGGTTTTGAATGCAGCAGTGACCATGATGAAATAACTAGTGTATATGATAGTTTAATTAAAGAGTGGTTTAACGATCATAAAAAAGAAATCATTCCTTTTGAAATTGAGGATGAATATCGTGACAAGATGATTGAATTATTTGCTTACAAAGCAAAGTGTAGCAAAGAAAAACTATCAGCTATTTTTGATAAGATGAAAAGTACCACCCCGCCCTTTAGCCTTCTTTGGCAAGCTTGTTTAATATTAAGACAAAAAAATCTTGGATTAACAGACGGTCCTCATTTAGAACTTCTATTGTTAAACCAAGCCAACAAATTGAAAAAACCTATTATCTATCTAAATTCGCTTGAAAGTGAATTAAGTAATATTTTTGGTTTAGAATTTAATTATCAGCAGCAACTAGAAGTTTTTATGGATCAAATTAAAGCCGTGCTGGTGAGTGAAGCTGTGATGAAAGCTAAAGCAAATAAATTAAGCCAATTTTATCAAGAAGGTGACCTTCAAGGGATTAATGAATTACTTTTTCATGATATTGAGAAGAGTCATTCTGAAATTACCAAACAAATATTGAATAGCATTTCTAATGATCGCGATTTGATTTATGCAGATAAAATTACTGAATATTTTCAGTCAGGTAATTCTTTTATTGCAATAGGTGCATGTCATTTGACACGCGTTATTGAACTTTTAAAAAAACAAGGTTTTACGGTAAATAATATTAAGGAAGGACCTCGCGTTTACCCTATCCAACACAGTGATACAGCTAAAATTGCAGCTCCACTATCAATTTTAGCTAATAATTCTTTATTTCATCGTTTTAAAAAAGATGCCATTAATGTACAGTCACGCCTCAATCAACATCTTACAGCATTTAATGAGCAAGGAAAAAATACTGATGTATTAAGTTGCGAACCCCAACCAAACCGTTACCTTACTAAGTCTTAA
- a CDS encoding catalase, with protein MKKKSQSAKSRVLTKPTKNNKTLQFVDQVVQVGEGDETHQIVQSGIPTLTTQQGVPVSDDQNTLKIGSRGPSTLEDFHFREKIFHFDHERIPERVVHARGYGAHGYFQTYDSLTDITAADLFQRKNEKTPVFVRFSTVAGNKGSPDLARDVRGFAVKFYTKEGNWDLVGNNIPVFFIQDAMKFPDLIHAAKAEPDSDFPQAQTAHDNFWDFISLMPESMNMVMWIMSDRAIPRSFRFMEGFGVHTFRFVNQNGKSTFVKFHWKPLLGMQSVLWNEAVKINGADPDFHRRDLWDAIAKGEFPEWELGLQLFDESFTKRFAFDVLDATKFIPEEEVPIRKVGRLVLNRRVDNFFAETEQVAFCTQNIVPGIDFTNDPLLQGRNFSYLDTQLKRLGSPNFTHIPINAPKCPMHLFQQDGHMAMTNPKGRANYEPNSWGKEGGPRENPLRGFHSYPAEEQGEKQRIRSETFADHYSQARQFFISQTTREQQHIINALVFELSKVERPIIRERMVSHLMNIDNELATAVAQNLGLAKLPKPAQSLRVTNTQLKKSPALSILANAPHTFTGRKLGILVSEGADIKVLTDIKKVLKKIKASFEVIAPKISGIRASDGTEIEVNQQINGGPSVLYDAVVLIVAKKGIDALLQFPSTRDFIVDAFYHHKFIGYVASSLPLFQQAGLIDLLDQGCILLEKANADRFIKQCTALRYWDRG; from the coding sequence ATGAAGAAAAAATCACAATCAGCTAAATCCAGAGTCTTAACCAAACCAACAAAAAATAATAAAACACTTCAATTTGTGGATCAAGTCGTTCAGGTTGGGGAAGGAGATGAAACCCATCAAATTGTTCAATCTGGCATTCCTACACTCACGACACAACAAGGTGTGCCGGTTTCCGATGATCAAAATACCCTTAAAATCGGTTCCCGAGGTCCAAGCACATTAGAAGATTTTCATTTCCGCGAAAAAATATTTCACTTTGATCATGAGCGTATTCCTGAACGTGTCGTCCATGCGCGGGGGTATGGTGCGCATGGATATTTTCAAACGTATGATTCCCTTACTGATATTACAGCCGCTGATCTCTTCCAAAGAAAAAATGAAAAAACACCAGTATTCGTGCGTTTCTCAACTGTAGCTGGCAATAAAGGATCGCCTGATCTTGCGCGCGATGTCCGTGGTTTTGCCGTAAAATTTTATACCAAAGAAGGAAATTGGGATTTAGTTGGAAACAATATACCTGTTTTTTTCATCCAAGATGCGATGAAATTTCCTGATCTCATCCATGCAGCAAAAGCAGAGCCTGATTCTGATTTTCCACAAGCTCAAACTGCGCATGATAATTTTTGGGATTTCATTTCATTGATGCCTGAAAGCATGAATATGGTGATGTGGATTATGTCTGACCGTGCTATTCCTCGTTCTTTTCGATTCATGGAAGGCTTTGGAGTGCACACTTTTCGCTTTGTTAATCAAAATGGTAAATCGACTTTCGTCAAATTCCATTGGAAACCACTTTTAGGTATGCAATCTGTTTTATGGAATGAAGCGGTAAAAATCAATGGTGCTGATCCTGATTTTCATCGTCGTGATCTTTGGGATGCCATTGCTAAAGGGGAATTTCCCGAATGGGAACTTGGCTTACAATTATTTGATGAGTCTTTTACGAAACGATTTGCTTTTGATGTCTTAGATGCGACGAAATTCATTCCTGAAGAAGAAGTGCCCATTCGTAAAGTTGGGCGTTTAGTTTTAAATCGCCGTGTTGATAATTTTTTTGCAGAAACCGAGCAAGTTGCTTTTTGTACCCAAAATATTGTTCCTGGTATTGATTTTACTAACGATCCACTCTTGCAGGGACGTAACTTTTCTTACCTTGATACGCAATTAAAACGATTGGGAAGCCCCAATTTTACCCATATTCCCATTAATGCACCCAAATGTCCTATGCACCTTTTTCAGCAAGATGGGCATATGGCAATGACAAACCCTAAAGGTCGAGCAAACTATGAACCTAATTCTTGGGGTAAAGAAGGCGGACCGCGTGAAAATCCTCTGCGAGGTTTCCATTCTTATCCAGCCGAAGAGCAGGGTGAAAAGCAACGCATTCGTTCTGAAACATTTGCCGATCACTACAGTCAAGCTCGTCAATTTTTCATTAGCCAAACGACACGGGAACAACAACACATTATCAATGCACTGGTGTTCGAATTAAGTAAAGTTGAAAGACCGATCATTCGCGAGCGCATGGTGTCTCACTTAATGAATATAGATAATGAGCTTGCTACAGCAGTTGCACAAAATTTAGGGTTAGCAAAGTTGCCGAAACCTGCACAAAGCTTAAGGGTTACTAACACCCAATTGAAAAAGTCACCTGCGCTTAGCATACTTGCAAATGCCCCTCATACCTTTACAGGAAGAAAATTAGGCATTCTTGTGTCAGAAGGAGCGGATATCAAGGTTTTAACTGATATTAAAAAAGTCCTTAAAAAAATTAAAGCTTCATTTGAAGTGATTGCCCCAAAAATTAGTGGCATACGAGCAAGTGATGGTACTGAAATTGAAGTCAATCAACAAATTAATGGTGGACCATCTGTATTGTATGATGCAGTGGTTTTAATTGTTGCAAAGAAAGGCATCGATGCACTTTTACAATTTCCTTCAACACGCGATTTTATCGTAGATGCATTCTATCATCACAAGTTTATTGGTTACGTCGCATCATCACTCCCTTTATTTCAGCAAGCCGGCCTTATAGATCTACTTGACCAAGGTTGTATTCTTTTAGAAAAAGCGAATGCTGATCGATTTATAAAACAATGTACAGCGTTACGATATTGGGATAGAGGATGA
- a CDS encoding LysR family transcriptional regulator, with protein MVLPPVTELTYFYEVAKVANFSRAAIKLHTSQPSLSMAIKRLETTLNTTLFYRRKQGLILTRAGIELFQYVKDLLHKWEDIRSHVVSSHQEIKGSVTIGCNATLIPFVGTIFSNLLRQFPALEVHMQNERSQKITEWVTDATVDIGIVLNPVAQPDLIIRKISTTDLSFWSSTNTSNQQNLLSGQAVIICDPTILQTKALLKKLEKDYHGYAHVSHSNSLEAIAHFVMNGYGVGILPSCFAQAFYAESLQRINDAPFYGNDLCLIYRHEDKEVAAIQAVLSGIKEFIALNSGVKK; from the coding sequence ATGGTGCTTCCCCCTGTAACTGAATTAACTTATTTTTATGAAGTAGCAAAAGTTGCTAATTTCTCTCGTGCTGCAATCAAACTTCATACGAGTCAGCCCTCTTTAAGTATGGCTATCAAACGCTTAGAAACTACCCTCAACACCACATTATTTTATCGACGAAAGCAGGGCTTAATCCTTACCCGAGCTGGTATTGAATTATTCCAATATGTAAAAGATTTACTACATAAGTGGGAAGATATTAGATCCCATGTCGTTTCTTCTCATCAGGAAATTAAAGGTAGCGTTACGATTGGTTGTAACGCAACTCTCATTCCATTTGTTGGAACAATTTTTTCAAATTTATTACGCCAATTTCCTGCTCTTGAAGTTCACATGCAAAATGAAAGATCGCAAAAAATTACAGAGTGGGTGACTGATGCAACTGTTGATATTGGTATTGTCTTAAATCCTGTTGCACAGCCTGATTTAATTATTCGTAAAATTAGTACAACAGACTTGTCTTTCTGGTCAAGTACAAACACGTCCAATCAGCAAAATCTATTATCAGGGCAAGCCGTGATTATCTGCGATCCAACTATCTTACAAACTAAAGCTTTGTTAAAAAAATTAGAAAAAGATTATCATGGCTATGCCCATGTAAGTCATTCAAATAGCTTAGAAGCGATTGCCCATTTTGTAATGAATGGCTACGGTGTCGGTATCTTACCTTCGTGTTTTGCGCAAGCATTCTATGCGGAAAGTTTGCAACGAATAAACGATGCACCTTTTTATGGTAATGATTTATGTTTAATTTATCGTCATGAAGATAAAGAGGTTGCAGCCATTCAAGCTGTCCTTTCGGGAATCAAAGAATTTATTGCATTAAATTCGGGCGTTAAAAAATAA
- a CDS encoding carbohydrate kinase family protein, with amino-acid sequence MLKPVFCIGGATIDYKLQSKNDLVASTSNPVKSYATFGGVARNVAENLARFSQHVYLQCAVGNDLEGHQLFALMSKLGANIESSIILENTSTARYYAILNPNGHLHIALADMDIFSHLSVSLLAKHWTQWDAHTLVFIDTNMPSEVIEFALTKCQNTGALLCIDPVSVAKTTRLPNSFKNIFLIKPNQDEASELSGILIETPEDAIKAGKLLLRRGAMNVVITLGHLGYILVNEEVQIHYSIQLPKRIKDVSGAGDAFMAGILFGLQRNFSMSQACRFGEVAAYYTLQSTQTVCENITEACLHQPIYEY; translated from the coding sequence ATGTTAAAACCGGTTTTTTGCATAGGGGGGGCGACAATCGATTACAAATTGCAATCAAAGAATGATCTTGTTGCGTCGACTTCAAACCCCGTCAAGTCCTACGCCACGTTTGGCGGCGTTGCACGAAATGTAGCCGAAAATCTTGCTCGCTTTAGTCAACATGTTTATCTCCAGTGTGCTGTGGGAAATGATTTAGAAGGCCATCAACTTTTCGCATTAATGAGCAAATTAGGAGCCAATATCGAAAGCTCTATAATCCTCGAAAATACTAGTACTGCTCGCTACTATGCGATTTTAAATCCCAATGGACATTTGCATATTGCTCTTGCTGACATGGATATTTTTTCTCATCTATCCGTATCATTATTGGCGAAACACTGGACACAGTGGGATGCTCATACGCTTGTTTTTATCGATACCAATATGCCTTCTGAAGTCATCGAATTTGCTCTAACAAAGTGTCAAAATACAGGCGCTTTGTTATGCATCGATCCCGTATCCGTTGCTAAAACAACTAGATTGCCCAACTCTTTCAAAAATATTTTTCTCATTAAACCAAACCAAGATGAGGCAAGTGAACTTTCTGGCATACTGATTGAAACGCCAGAAGATGCGATTAAAGCAGGGAAATTATTGCTTAGACGCGGCGCTATGAATGTGGTTATTACCTTAGGTCACTTAGGTTACATCCTTGTTAATGAAGAAGTACAAATCCATTATAGCATTCAATTGCCAAAGCGAATTAAGGATGTAAGCGGTGCTGGAGATGCCTTTATGGCAGGCATTTTATTTGGTTTACAGCGCAACTTTAGCATGAGCCAAGCCTGTCGATTTGGTGAAGTAGCGGCTTACTATACTTTACAATCCACGCAAACCGTCTGCGAAAATATTACAGAAGCGTGTCTTCATCAACCCATTTATGAATATTGA